Proteins co-encoded in one Callospermophilus lateralis isolate mCalLat2 chromosome 2, mCalLat2.hap1, whole genome shotgun sequence genomic window:
- the Serping1 gene encoding plasma protease C1 inhibitor, translating to MASRLTPLTLLLLLLLLAGGRASSNPHATSHSAEDPDSLPEESKGMNSEEDVSRSRSSWPTASLTTNSSTILTANTTSESNSQPTTQLPTDPPTQTPTGPFCPGPVTVCSDVDSKSAEAKLGEALIDFSLKLYHAFSATKKVETNMAFSPFSIASLLTQLLLGAGDSTKSNLESILSYPKDFDCVHQALKGFSSTGVTSVSQIFHSPDLAIRDSFASTSQSLYGSSPRVLSNDSDVSLKLINDWVAENTNHKISQLLDSLPSDTRLVLLNAVYLSAKWKKTFDHKKKMESFYLKNSEIQVPMLSSKKYPVAHFTDPTLKAKVGQLQLSHNLSFVIMVPQKLKQPLEDLEQALDPTVFKAIMKKLELSKFQPTYLMMPRIKVKSNQDMLSIMEKLEFFDFISDLNLCGLTEDPDLQVSTMQHQTLLELTETGVEVAAASAVSMARSLQIFEVQQPFLFLLWDQQHKFPVFMGRVYDPSV from the exons GGCAGAGCCTCCTCAAATCCTCATGCCACCAGCCACAGCGCCGAGGATCCAGATAGCCTGCCAGAGGAAAGCAAAGGCATGAACTCGGAGGAAGATGTCTCCAGGAGTCGGTCTTCCTGGCCAACAGCCAGCTTAACAACCAACTCGTCCACCATATTGACAGCTAACACCACTAGTGAATCCAACTCCCAACCGACTACCCAGCTCCCCACCGATCCTCCCACTCAGACCCCTACTGGGCCCTTCTGCCCAGGGCCTGTCACCGTCTGCTCTGATGTGGACAGCAAATCAGCGGAGGCCAAACTGGGGGAAGCCTTGATCGATTTCTCCCTGAAGCTCTACCATGCCTTCTCAGCCACGAAGAAGGTTGAGACCAACATGGCCTTTTCCCCGTTCAGCATCGCCAGTCTCCTCACGCAGCTCCTGCTTG GGGCTGGGGACAGCACCAAGAGCAACCTGGAGAGCATCCTCTCCTACCCCAAGGACTTTGACTGTGTCCACCAGGCCCTGAAAGGGTTCTCGTCCACAGGCGTCACCTCAGTCTCTCAGATCTTCCACAGCCCAG ACCTGGCCATAAGGGACAGTTTTGCGAGCACCTCTCAGAGTCTGTATGGCAGCAGCCCCAGAGTGCTGAGCAATGACAGTGACGTCAGCCTGAAGCTCATCAACGATTGGGTGGCTGAGAACACCAACCACAAGATCTCCCAGCTTCTGGACAGTCTGCCCTCTGACACCCGCCTTGTCCTGCTCAATGCTGTCTACCTGAGTG CCAAGtggaagaaaacatttgatcACAAAAAAAAGATGGAGTCCTTCTACTTAAAAAACTCTGAGATACAAGTGCCCATGCTGAGTAGCAAGAAGTATCCTGTGGCCCATTTCACTGACCCAACTTTGAAGGCCAAG GTGGGGCAGCTGCAGCTCTCGCACAACCTGAGCTTTGTGATCATGGTGCCTCAGAAGCTGAAGCAGCCCCTTGAAGACTTGGAGCAGGCTCTCGATCCCACCGTTTTCAAGGCCATCATGAAGAAGCTGGAGCTGTCCAAGTTCCAGCCCACTTACCTGATGATGCCCCGCATCAAAGTGAAGAGTAACCAAGACATGCTGTCAATCATGGAGAAACTGG AATTCTTTGACTTTATAAGTGACCTCAACCTGTGCGGACTCACAGAGGACCCGGATCTCCAGGTATCCACAATGCAGCACCAGACCCTGTTGGAGCTCACTGAGACAGGTGTGGAGGTGGCGGCAGCCTCTGCCGTCTCCATGGCCCGCAGCCTGCAGATCTTCGAGGTGCAGCAGCCCTTCCTCTTCCTGCTCTGGGACCAGCAGCACAAGTTCCCTGTCTTCATGGGACGGGTGTACGACCCTAGTGTCTGA